A stretch of Clostridium sp. BJN0001 DNA encodes these proteins:
- a CDS encoding dihydroorotase encodes MELLLKNARIVDAFQDFVGDIYVKDGIISEIGKDLNKKDVKTYDLKLKTLMPSFVDTHAHFRDPGLTHKEDIKTGSRAALRGGYTGVCLMANTKPVCSSKEVLEYVRKKSKELNLIDIHQCISVTKDFDGVTLDHLKEFKDDKLIKAISDDGKGVSNSDTMYEAMKIAKEYGWVIMSHAETPEFSKVDMRIAENMMTIRDLRLAEITGARLHMCHVSTKEAIKDIIDAKLKGANVTLEVTPHHIGLTSDISNYRVNPPIREKEDVKAIIKAIKLGMVDTIGTDHAPHTAEDKKNGSPGMVGLETAFSVCYTNLVVKNNISLNKLSELMSFNTANILSMNKGRISVGYDADFVIVDTDKKVTIDSSEFASKGKNTPFNNMCLQGEVLCTIKAGEVKYQNKNINIF; translated from the coding sequence ATGGAACTTTTATTAAAAAATGCGAGAATAGTAGATGCGTTTCAGGATTTTGTCGGTGACATATATGTAAAAGACGGAATAATTTCTGAAATAGGAAAAGATTTAAATAAAAAAGATGTAAAGACATACGATTTAAAATTAAAAACATTAATGCCTTCATTTGTAGATACTCATGCTCATTTTAGAGATCCAGGACTTACACATAAAGAAGATATAAAAACGGGCTCAAGAGCGGCTTTAAGAGGAGGATATACAGGAGTATGCTTAATGGCTAATACAAAGCCTGTATGTTCATCAAAAGAAGTTTTAGAATATGTAAGAAAAAAATCAAAAGAATTAAATCTTATAGATATTCATCAGTGTATATCAGTTACTAAAGATTTTGACGGGGTTACATTAGATCATTTAAAAGAATTTAAAGATGATAAATTAATTAAAGCAATATCAGATGATGGAAAAGGAGTTTCAAATTCAGATACAATGTATGAAGCAATGAAAATTGCCAAAGAATATGGATGGGTTATAATGTCTCATGCAGAAACTCCTGAATTTTCAAAAGTAGATATGAGAATTGCAGAAAATATGATGACTATAAGAGATTTAAGACTTGCAGAAATTACAGGTGCAAGACTTCATATGTGCCATGTAAGTACAAAGGAAGCTATAAAAGATATAATAGATGCAAAATTAAAGGGTGCAAATGTTACTCTTGAAGTAACTCCTCATCATATAGGACTTACATCAGATATATCAAATTATAGAGTTAATCCTCCTATAAGAGAAAAGGAAGATGTTAAAGCTATAATTAAAGCTATAAAGCTTGGAATGGTTGATACAATAGGAACAGATCATGCACCTCATACAGCTGAGGATAAGAAAAATGGTTCACCTGGAATGGTAGGACTCGAAACTGCATTTTCTGTATGTTATACTAATCTTGTAGTAAAAAATAATATTTCATTAAATAAGCTTAGTGAGCTTATGAGCTTTAATACAGCTAATATTCTTTCAATGAATAAAGGAAGAATAAGCGTAGGATATGATGCTGATTTTGTAATTGTAGATACAGATAAAAAAGTCACTATCGATTCTTCTGAATTTGCATCAAAAGGAAAGAATACTCCTTTTAATAATATGTGTCTTCAGGGAGAAGTTTTATGCACAATCAAAGCTGGAGAAGTAAAGTATCAAAACAAAAATATTAATATATTTTAG
- the pyrF gene encoding orotidine-5'-phosphate decarboxylase, translated as MNSYIADKLYDRIEKKGVVCVGLDTSYSYIPEYIKQSKNLTDAIFEFNKEIIDATKDYAACFKVQIAYYESYGIDGLLAYKKTLQYLRENDEIIIADIKRGDIAATAKMYAKAHFEGDFEADFITLSPYMGFDSIEPYMEYLEGGNKGVFSLVRTSNKGAEDIEYLDTKDGRKVYEAVADGLYDMGKDIKGKCGYSAIGAVMGCTHVEEGKLLREKYKNMFFLIPGYGAQGGKAEDVALYLNNGNGGIVNSSRGIITAYKKLQRNEKEFAVCAAEEALKMRDAIRKCVKR; from the coding sequence TTGAATAGTTATATTGCAGACAAATTGTATGACAGAATAGAAAAAAAAGGAGTTGTATGTGTTGGTCTTGATACATCATACTCTTATATCCCAGAATACATAAAACAAAGCAAAAATTTAACAGATGCAATTTTTGAATTCAACAAAGAGATAATAGATGCAACTAAAGATTATGCTGCCTGTTTTAAAGTTCAGATAGCTTACTACGAAAGTTATGGAATTGATGGACTTTTAGCTTACAAAAAGACTCTTCAGTATTTAAGAGAAAATGATGAGATAATAATCGCAGATATAAAAAGAGGAGATATAGCAGCAACTGCAAAGATGTATGCTAAAGCTCATTTTGAAGGAGACTTTGAAGCTGATTTTATAACTTTAAGTCCTTATATGGGATTTGACAGCATTGAGCCTTATATGGAATATTTAGAAGGCGGAAATAAAGGAGTGTTCTCACTTGTAAGAACATCAAATAAAGGTGCAGAAGATATTGAATATCTTGATACCAAAGATGGAAGAAAAGTTTATGAAGCAGTAGCAGATGGACTTTATGATATGGGAAAAGATATAAAAGGAAAGTGCGGATATAGTGCTATAGGAGCAGTTATGGGATGTACTCATGTAGAGGAAGGAAAACTTTTAAGAGAAAAATATAAAAATATGTTCTTCTTAATTCCAGGATATGGTGCGCAAGGTGGAAAAGCTGAGGATGTTGCACTTTATCTAAATAATGGAAATGGTGGAATTGTAAACTCATCAAGAGGAATTATTACAGCATATAAAAAGCTTCAAAGAAATGAAAAAGAATTTGCAGTATGTGCAGCTGAGGAAGCTCTAAAGATGAGAGATGCAATAAGAAAATGTGTAAAAAGATAG
- a CDS encoding dihydroorotate dehydrogenase electron transfer subunit: MKPECKDVRVISNKEISKGIFRLAVECDDNFNAGQFYMLKAKGQTFLKRPISVCEKEDSKLIFVYAVVGKGTEDISSLKENDTISITGPHGNGFDIHKAYGKAAIVSGGIGIAPMLGLAKNLRNINKYEEIDLYSGFRDDIYLIDEMEKYVNSINISTDTGKNGVKGFVTDLLKPEEYDTVLCCGPEIMMKKVIDMCKAKNVKVYVSMEKHMACGIGACLVCTCKTKDGNKRACKDGPVFDGYDVEL, encoded by the coding sequence ATGAAGCCTGAGTGTAAGGATGTAAGGGTTATATCAAATAAGGAAATATCAAAAGGAATTTTTAGACTTGCAGTTGAATGTGATGATAATTTTAATGCAGGACAGTTCTATATGCTTAAAGCAAAAGGTCAGACATTTTTAAAAAGACCTATAAGTGTATGTGAAAAAGAAGATTCTAAACTTATTTTTGTTTATGCAGTAGTTGGAAAAGGTACAGAAGATATATCATCTTTAAAAGAAAATGATACAATTTCAATAACAGGTCCTCACGGAAATGGATTTGATATTCATAAGGCATACGGAAAAGCCGCAATTGTATCTGGAGGAATAGGAATAGCACCTATGCTTGGACTTGCAAAGAATCTTAGAAATATTAATAAGTACGAAGAAATAGATCTTTATTCAGGATTTAGAGACGACATCTATCTTATTGACGAGATGGAAAAGTATGTTAATTCAATAAATATATCAACAGACACAGGAAAAAATGGAGTTAAAGGATTTGTTACAGATCTTTTAAAACCTGAAGAATATGATACTGTTTTATGCTGCGGACCTGAAATAATGATGAAAAAAGTTATAGATATGTGCAAAGCTAAAAATGTAAAAGTATATGTTTCTATGGAAAAACATATGGCATGTGGAATAGGAGCTTGTCTTGTATGTACATGCAAAACAAAAGACGGAAACAAAAGAGCGTGCAAAGATGGTCCTGTTTTTGACGGATACGATGTAGAATTGTAA
- a CDS encoding dihydroorotate dehydrogenase produces the protein MLEVKINGVDFKNPVIAASGTFGFGQEYNDFYDVSVLGGISSKGLTINKKAGNEGLRVYEAASGMINSVGLQNPGIDSFIEHELPSMKKLGTNVIANVGGGSIEEYEKAVSKIDKTDVDMIELNISCPNVKHGGMAFGIKADVAYDVVSKVRKLTKKPLMVKLSPNAENIVDMALMCEKAGADSLSLINTIKAMAIDIYKRKPVFNNVTAGLSGPCVKPIALRMVYEVSKAVSVPVIGLGGIQTGEDAIEFMMAGAKAIQIGTVNFVDPLSGKRIVSEMEDFLKKQGIKDINEIVGIIK, from the coding sequence ATGTTAGAAGTAAAAATAAATGGTGTTGATTTTAAAAATCCAGTAATAGCTGCATCTGGAACATTTGGCTTTGGACAGGAATATAATGATTTTTATGATGTTTCTGTTTTAGGAGGAATATCATCAAAAGGACTTACTATTAATAAAAAAGCAGGAAATGAAGGATTAAGAGTATATGAAGCAGCATCAGGAATGATAAATTCTGTAGGACTTCAGAATCCTGGAATAGATTCATTTATAGAACATGAACTTCCTTCAATGAAAAAGCTTGGAACTAATGTTATTGCAAATGTTGGTGGTGGTTCAATTGAAGAGTACGAAAAAGCAGTATCAAAAATTGATAAGACAGATGTTGATATGATAGAACTTAACATATCATGTCCTAATGTAAAGCATGGTGGAATGGCGTTTGGAATTAAAGCTGATGTTGCATATGATGTAGTAAGCAAGGTTAGAAAACTTACAAAAAAACCTCTTATGGTAAAACTTTCACCTAATGCTGAAAATATAGTAGATATGGCCCTTATGTGCGAAAAAGCTGGAGCAGATTCATTATCTCTTATAAATACAATTAAAGCTATGGCAATAGATATTTACAAGAGAAAGCCTGTATTTAATAACGTTACAGCAGGACTTTCAGGCCCATGTGTAAAACCTATTGCACTTAGAATGGTTTATGAAGTGTCAAAAGCTGTAAGCGTGCCAGTTATAGGTCTTGGAGGAATACAGACAGGTGAAGATGCAATAGAATTTATGATGGCAGGTGCAAAAGCTATACAGATTGGAACTGTTAATTTTGTAGATCCTCTTTCAGGTAAAAGAATAGTATCTGAAATGGAAGACTTTTTAAAGAAACAGGGAATAAAAGATATAAACGAAATAGTAGGAATTATAAAATAA
- the pyrE gene encoding orotate phosphoribosyltransferase: MQEYKKQFIEFMVESNVLTFGDFVTKSGRKTPFFINAGNYQSGSELSKLGEFYAEAIKEHFGDEYDILFGPAYKGIPISVTTAIALSNKYDIEVKYCSNRKEIKDHGDKGILLGSKLKDNDRIIIVEDVTTAGTSVYETMPILKSEADVDVKGLIISVDRMEKGHGEKSALTELTEKFGLKTCSIVNMEEVVEYLYNKEINGKIVINDEIKSRIDDYYKKYGAVEK; encoded by the coding sequence ATGCAAGAATATAAAAAACAATTTATCGAATTCATGGTTGAAAGTAATGTTTTAACATTTGGAGATTTTGTAACAAAGAGTGGAAGAAAGACACCATTTTTTATTAATGCTGGAAATTATCAATCAGGAAGTGAACTTTCAAAACTTGGAGAATTTTATGCAGAAGCAATAAAAGAACATTTTGGTGATGAATATGATATACTATTTGGACCTGCATATAAAGGAATTCCAATAAGTGTTACAACAGCAATTGCATTATCAAATAAGTATGATATAGAAGTTAAATATTGCTCAAACAGAAAAGAAATAAAAGACCATGGTGATAAAGGAATACTTCTTGGAAGTAAGTTAAAAGATAATGATAGAATCATAATTGTTGAAGATGTTACAACAGCAGGAACTTCAGTTTATGAAACAATGCCTATATTAAAATCAGAGGCTGATGTAGATGTAAAGGGACTTATTATCTCAGTTGATAGAATGGAAAAAGGTCATGGCGAAAAGTCTGCACTTACTGAATTAACAGAAAAATTTGGATTAAAAACATGTTCTATAGTTAATATGGAAGAAGTTGTAGAGTATCTTTACAACAAAGAAATAAATGGAAAAATTGTAATTAATGACGAAATAAAAAGTAGAATAGATGATTATTATAAAAAATATGGTGCAGTAGAAAAATAA
- the pflA gene encoding pyruvate formate-lyase-activating protein, translating into MVKGRIHSFESMGLVDGPGIRTVIFMQGCLLRCKYCHNPDTWKCESEKLYTPLEVVKKVERYKPYFSSGGGVTFSGGEPLLQPEFLLETLKLLKERGINTCIDTAGYGYGNYDEILKYTDLVLYDVKHYTKEGYKNITSGNILKTQEFLKAMIRNNTKMWIRHVVVPNLTDSREHIYGLKKYIEKIPNVLKVQLLPYHVLGVNKYEKMKIKYPLDGVKPMDKKITDTLLKEFFGEY; encoded by the coding sequence ATGGTTAAAGGAAGAATTCATTCTTTTGAATCAATGGGTCTTGTTGATGGACCAGGAATAAGAACAGTTATTTTTATGCAAGGATGTCTTTTAAGATGTAAGTATTGTCATAATCCTGATACATGGAAATGCGAAAGCGAAAAGCTTTATACTCCTTTAGAGGTAGTTAAGAAAGTAGAAAGGTATAAACCGTATTTTTCTTCAGGTGGTGGTGTAACATTTTCTGGTGGAGAACCTCTTTTGCAGCCAGAGTTTTTACTTGAAACTCTTAAACTTTTAAAAGAAAGAGGAATAAATACATGTATAGATACAGCTGGATATGGTTATGGTAATTATGATGAAATACTTAAATACACAGACCTTGTTTTATATGATGTAAAACATTATACAAAAGAAGGATACAAAAATATTACATCAGGAAATATTTTAAAGACACAAGAATTTTTAAAAGCTATGATAAGAAATAATACTAAGATGTGGATAAGACATGTTGTTGTACCAAATCTTACAGATTCGCGTGAGCACATTTATGGACTTAAAAAATACATAGAAAAGATTCCTAATGTATTAAAAGTTCAGCTTCTTCCGTATCATGTTCTTGGAGTAAATAAATATGAAAAGATGAAAATTAAATACCCGTTAGATGGTGTAAA